The Montipora foliosa isolate CH-2021 chromosome 1, ASM3666993v2, whole genome shotgun sequence genome has a window encoding:
- the LOC138005212 gene encoding uncharacterized protein, translating into MIEEVVGHIFTGFAEVVAGLHVSAVRKPSILSIAKYLIISVVVPGTAVIVYDDYFPIFEGVNLYLVLIIATPIMIVTPVLVFALFRFFGGKWLLNWHLKKTSRYLDFCQLPMEYKTVLLPKDSINWHYQLAGSSADHGFGFFPLPSSNAGIFPWSYPQLLQDVDVNMFYKPLYVSMESLIPTSPGYCKVVADQFRQDEFLQDCIVICGTESLLSGRLVSQKIGREFRGGNVEYNYPAMTFKAKLDGPRGKFRFDSDVVFGIKIQNSADVAYDWFIRVQNTFPNQLLNSVRALGCYIVHKHCLSIHSCHDFDWRITFAEAESTLFEHHADKLALKLCYNIIKFAVKQFSQRNNKSYPALKSYHLKTVILWIAEQSGKVPFDMYTINNNKTMGALLLHVISTYRQHIYSGYLQHYFIKDINILEPYGVEDRTAGMQLLDYFKMKPLSIVSNFDNANISRWKFEQFHIVSTLVAGACLWFNFYFSNIGTIFSPTSVVEQIYGVCTVFTLIMIVKIILD; encoded by the coding sequence ATGATTGAAGAAGTAGTTGGCCATATTTTCACTGGATTTGCTGAAGTTGTAGCAGGCCTACATGTGTCAGCAGTGCGTAAACCATCAATATTGAGCATTGCAAAGTACCTGATTATATCTGTGGTTGTTCCTGGGACTGCAGTGATTGTTTATGATGACTACTTCCCAATATTTGAAGGAGTAAACTTATATTTAGTGCTGATTATTGCAACACCAATAATGATCGTCACTCCTGTGCTGGTATTTGCTTTATTTCGCTTCTTTGGTGGGAAGTGGTTGCTTAACTGGCACCTGAAAAAGACATCCCGATACCTAGATTTCTGCCAATTGCCCATGGAGTACAAAACAGTGCTTTTACCCAAAGATTCAATAAATTGGCATTACCAACTTGCTGGAAGCTCAGCTGATCATGGATTTGGGTTTTTCCCTTTGCCAAGCTCAAATGCTGGTATATTCCCATGGTCATATCCTCAGCTGCTTCAAGATGTGGATGTGAATATGTTCTATAAACCATTGTACGTTAGCATGGAGAGTTTGATACCCACATCTCCAGGCTATTGCAAAGTGGTAGCTGATCAATTTAGGCAAGATGAGTTTTTGCAGGATTGCATTGTCATATGTGGAACAGAATCTTTGCTTTCTGGGAGACTGGTTTCCCAGAAAATTGGAAGGGAGTTTCGAGGAGGGAATGTAGAATATAACTACCCAGCAATGACATTTAAAGCCAAGTTGGATGGCCCTCGGGGGAAGTTTAGGTTTGACAGTGATGTTGTCTTTGGAATCAAGATACAAAACTCTGCAGATGTAGCTTATGATTGGTTCATAAGAGTTCAGAACACATTCCCAAACCAGCTTCTAAACAGCGTCAGGGCTTTGGGGTGCTACATTGTCCACAAGCACTGTTTATCAATTCATTCCTGCCACGACTTTGATTGGCGAATTACATTTGCAGAAGCAGAGTCAACGCTTTTTGAGCACCATGCTGACAAGTTGGCATTGAAATTGTGCTACAACATTATCAAATTTGCAGTCAAGCAGTTCAGccaaaggaacaacaaaagCTATCCAGCTCTAAAATCTTACCACTTGAAGACTGTTATTCTTTGGATTGCAGAGCAAAGTGGAAAGGTTCCTTTTGATATGTACaccatcaacaacaacaaaacaatggGAGCTCTGTTGTTACATGTTATATCAACTTACAGGCAACACATTTATTCTGGTTATTTGCAGCACTATTTCATAAAAGATATAAACATTTTGGAGCCCTACGGTGTAGAAGATCGTACTGCGGGAATGCAGTTGCTAGATTACTTCAAAATGAAGCCATTGAGCATTGTATCAAATTTTGATAATGCTAATATTAGTCGATGGAAGTTTGAGCAGTTTCACATTGTGAGTACTCTGGTTGCGGGTGCATGTTTGTGGTTCAACTTTTATTTCTCAAATATTGGGACAATATTTTCACCCACTAGTGTTGTGGAACAAATCTATGGCGTGTGTACTGTATTTACTTTGATTATGATTGTTAAAATCATTTTGGACTGA
- the LOC138005235 gene encoding uncharacterized protein, which produces MADDQDLVVVAIDEEPAADSQKGKKRKEKKRVWKEWEVETLISEYEGRPCLSDTFSPLYHDRDKRRKALQEIVEAMEIPKEEVTSKWNVLRAQFSREVHSELKLKSGAATSERYKSKWKFLDMMKFLTEVVQARKSTDNLVKEETNSGPAEGGDDTEEEPKRKKAKKKDIEALKTEFLTQAVQVFKEPTEKVSIGESTSDKFSAYIAQKLNSFSPSQRVLAEKKISDVIFDIEIGAMETPTPSHILWASNRMHVYPHQTISSRSSSASDSSFEAASPLLQRQTFYQEN; this is translated from the coding sequence atggcggacgatCAAGACCTCGTGGTTGTTGCAATTGATGAAGAGCCAGCTGCAGACAGCCAgaaaggtaaaaaaagaaaggaaaagaagcgAGTTTGGAAGGAATGGGAAGTTGAAACCTTGATTAGTGAATATGAGGGGCGCCCATGTCTCTCGGACACATTTAGCCCCCTTTATCATGATCGCGACAAGCGAAGGAAAGCCCTCCAGGAAATAGTTGAGGCGATGGAGATTCCGAAAGAAGAAGTTACCTCAAAGTGGAACGTTTTGAGGGCTCAGTTTAGCAGGGAAGTGCATTCCGAGTTGAAATTAAAGTCCGGGGCAGCGACTAGCGAGCGGTATAAAAGCAAATGGAAGTTTTTGGATATGATGAAATTCCTAACAGAGGTGGTTCAAGCAAGGAAAAGCACGGATAACCTTGTTAAAGAAGAAACAAACAGTGGGCCGGctgaaggtggagacgataccGAAGAAGAACCTAAAAGgaaaaaggccaaaaaaaaGGACATAGAAGCTTTGAAGACGGAATTTCTTACCCAAGCTGTTCAGGTCTTTAAAGAACCAACTGAAAAAGTGTCAATAGGTGAGAGCACGAGTGACAAATTCTCAGCTTACATTGCTCAAAAACTGAACAGCTTTAGCCCCTCTCAGAGAGTGTTAGCAGAGAAAAAGATATCGGATGTGATTTTTGATATTGAGATTGGTGCTATGGAAACACCTACCCCTTCTCACATTTTATGGGCTTCAAACAGGATGCATGTGTACCCTCACCAAACTATTTCAAGCAGAAGTTCAAGTGCTTCAGATTCTTCATTTGAGGCTGCATCACCTTTATTGCAACGGCAAACATTTTACCAAGAGAATTAA